A genomic window from Populus nigra chromosome 7, ddPopNigr1.1, whole genome shotgun sequence includes:
- the LOC133698602 gene encoding protein trichome birefringence-like 19, with product MKVYAMNQLPFGSKHHALRKNTPTIALTVTFTLVLFTVAPLCYPLLGYPLYLLKSFSKSQISISSYVDVKYGSIFEHESEQKCDIFTGEWIPNPRAPYYTNTTCWAIHEHQNCMKYGRPDTGFMKWRWQPDGCELPVFNPAQFLEIVKGKSMAFVGDSVGRNQMQSLICLLSRVEYPIDVSYTPDEHFKRWRYPSYNFTLATFWTPHLVKAEETDAYGPTHTGLFNLYLDEFDEGWTTQIEEFDYVIINAGHWFYRPCVYYENRQVVGCRFCLLENVTDLPMYFGYRKAFRTAFRALNSLENYKGITFLRTFAPSHFENGEWNKGGNCLRRRPFRSNETSLEGINFELYMTQLEEFKLAEKEGKKKGLRFRLLDTTQAMLLRPDGHPSRYGHWPHENVTLYNDCVHWCLPGPIDTWNDFLLEMLKMEGVRSYEEKLDLSDRKMKLR from the exons ATGAAGGTTTATGCCATGAATCAGCTTCCCTTTGGCAGCAAGCACCATGCTCTACGAAAAAACACACCAACAATAGCCCTAACAGTAACCTTTACCCTGGTTCTTTTCACAGTTGCTCCTCTATGTTACCCTTTGCTAGGGTACCCTTTATATTTGTTGAAAAGCTTTTCAAAGTCACAAATCTCAATATCATCTTATGTTGATGTGAAGTATGGCTCAATATTTGAGCATGAAAGTGAGCAGAAATGTGACATATTCACAGGAGAATGGATACCAAATCCTCGTGCACCGTATTACACAAACACAACATGCTGGGCAATACATGAGCATCAAAATTGCATGAAATATGGAAGACCCGATACTGGGTTCATGAAATGGAGATGGCAACCAGATGGATGTGAGCTACCTGTTTTTAATCCTGCTCAGTTCCTTGAAATTGTTAAAGGCAAGTCTATGGCTTTTGTTGGAGACTCTGTGGGTAGAAACCAAATGCAGTCCTTGATATGCCTTCTATCCAGG GTGGAATATCCCATTGATGTTTCATATACACCAGATGAACACTTCAAACGTTGGAGGTATCCATCATACAATTTCACCCTCGCAACGTTTTGGACACCCCATTTAGTCAAGGCTGAAGAAACAGATGCCTATGGACCGACTCACACTGGCCTCTTCAATCTCTACCTTGATGAATTTGATGAAGGATGGACAACCCAAATCGAGGAGTTTGATTATGTGATCATCAATGCAGGGCATTGGTTCTATCGTCCATGCGTTTACTATGAAAATCGCCAAGTAGTTGGTTGTCGATTTTGCCTCCTAGAAAATGTGACAGACTTGCCTATGTATTTTGGGTACAGAAAAGCGTTTAGGACAGCTTTTAGAGCCCTTAATAGCCTAGAAAATTATAAGGGTATAACATTTCTTAGGACATTTGCACCATCACACTTCGAGAATGGGGAATGGAATAAAGGTGGGAATTGTTTGAGAAGAAGGCCTTTTAGAAGCAATGAGACTAGTTTGGAGGGTATAAATTTTGAGCTTTACATGACACAATTGGAGGAGTTTAAGCTTGCTGAAAAGGAAGGGAAAAAGAAGGGTTTGAGATTTAGGTTATTAGACACCACACAAGCTATGTTGTTGAGGCCAGATGGTCACCCTAGCAGATATGGGCATTGGCCTCATGAAAATGTCACCTTGTATAATGACTGTGTGCATTGGTGCTTGCCTGGCCCAATTGATACATGGAATGATTTCTTGTTGGAAATGTTGAAGATGGAGGGAGTGAGATCATACGAGGAGAAGCTTGATTTAAGTGACAGAAAAATGAAGTTGAGATAA